A window from Corynebacterium urogenitale encodes these proteins:
- a CDS encoding indolepyruvate ferredoxin oxidoreductase family protein, with product MTSTLNHHPATTGADLDVSRSSRHIDDLLLRRYTAHRGAVHLTGIQALVRMIIDRQRADAAIGLRTSSYVSGYEGSPLAGYDLELARQSRLLEEHAIFHQPGLNEELAATAVEGSQLTDVGTLKEGIDGVVGYWYGKAPGLDRAADALRHAVMSGTSGRGGAVAIVGDDPTAKSSSIPSNSSRLLADLGMPTLVPADASDVLTLGTHAAWLSRESGLWTALRVTTAVADGSATVVLDDVTAPTPPEDPHQPHARVLGKPLLALDASRTGRRLDRAIAYARKHHLNRLVQASSEDVLGIIASGAAYLEVAQCLRTLGNGDCPPKVRLLRLGMTYPLDPNELEEFARGLQTIVVAEDLGTHLTETVRTVLYGCEEHPQVVHTTTPQKQLPKLLHGVGIEVAVTPSPALRRPLPLAVAQRTPHFCSGCPHNASTRTSADQLVGAGIGCHAMVLLMDEKRVGNVIGTAQMGGEGGHWIGMSPFVQEKHLIQNLGDGTFWHSGSLAIRALVASNVNITVKLLHNGTVAMTGGQDAIGSRGLGSAIEMLRAEGVRRIVVTTDDVARTRKMLPRGVDIRHRSELSQVQEELGALDGVTVLVHDQHCAAEKRRFRNRGQAVKASVAVEINPRICEGCGDCGEKSGCLSVKPIDTAFGRKTAIDQTSCNADYTCLSGDCPAFVTITQQEKRAETVAESSAADQRDAQEPNAQVEELAVGMAQPIDAAELPEPQQPKIGNRQAYSVRVAGVGGTGVLTVAAVLATAAQRDGLFVRGQDMTGLAQKGGAVISDVRFTTTFMDHPGHLPIGGADVLLGLDSLTSVETNTLEVLDPGRTTAIISTTESPTGRMVTDVHAPRTSVDALSDALSSRVKRAISMDAGEISSRLFGMSTYQTMVMLGAAVQAGVIPVSPCSVEAAVRANGRSSECNVQAFRRGRQLIADPNSLESLLANNLHCVPEQSAPETWQEDMEMRAKELAAWGNETLAERYRQDVQAIAEAESRVDPSSESLTKAATFGFHKLQAYKDEYEVARLATDPSYLADLERRYGAGATIKIQLHPPILRAMGMRKKIGVSTRLVPVFRMLAAAKRVRGTALDIFGYSTQRKVERELSEVYRTTLLRLAQQMVTKEDLAHLTELAAGADSVRGYEELKINSARTFLARLKSHLPENQEKSRK from the coding sequence ATGACCTCCACACTCAATCATCACCCAGCTACAACAGGCGCGGATCTCGACGTGTCACGCTCGTCGCGCCACATTGATGACCTACTTCTTCGCCGTTACACGGCGCATCGCGGAGCTGTTCATCTCACGGGTATTCAAGCACTCGTGCGCATGATCATCGATAGACAGAGAGCCGACGCTGCTATCGGCTTGCGAACATCGAGTTACGTCAGCGGCTATGAAGGGTCTCCCCTGGCAGGATATGACCTTGAACTCGCACGCCAGTCAAGATTGCTCGAAGAGCATGCGATCTTTCACCAGCCGGGACTTAACGAGGAGCTGGCGGCCACCGCCGTCGAGGGATCACAGCTCACCGATGTCGGAACCCTCAAGGAGGGCATCGACGGGGTTGTGGGCTACTGGTACGGCAAAGCTCCTGGACTCGACCGCGCAGCCGATGCTCTGCGTCACGCCGTGATGAGCGGTACCTCTGGACGCGGTGGCGCAGTCGCTATTGTCGGTGACGATCCCACCGCCAAGTCCTCCTCTATTCCTTCCAACTCCAGTCGGCTCTTGGCTGATTTAGGGATGCCCACACTTGTTCCTGCCGATGCTTCCGATGTCCTCACCCTGGGGACTCATGCTGCGTGGCTGTCTCGTGAATCCGGATTGTGGACCGCCTTGCGTGTCACGACCGCCGTGGCTGATGGTTCTGCCACCGTGGTGTTGGACGACGTCACTGCTCCCACTCCCCCAGAAGACCCTCATCAACCGCATGCGAGGGTGCTGGGGAAGCCTCTTTTGGCGCTAGATGCTTCCCGTACAGGTAGGCGATTGGATAGAGCCATTGCTTATGCGCGTAAGCATCATCTCAACCGCCTAGTACAGGCTAGCTCAGAGGACGTCCTCGGCATTATTGCCTCCGGTGCAGCCTACTTGGAAGTCGCCCAGTGCCTGCGAACGTTGGGAAACGGAGACTGCCCGCCAAAGGTACGCCTTCTTCGCCTGGGGATGACCTATCCGCTGGATCCAAACGAACTGGAAGAATTTGCGCGAGGCTTGCAGACAATCGTTGTTGCCGAGGATTTGGGGACGCACCTCACGGAGACAGTGCGCACCGTACTTTATGGCTGTGAGGAACACCCGCAGGTTGTGCACACAACTACACCGCAGAAGCAGCTGCCGAAGCTCCTGCATGGTGTGGGGATTGAGGTTGCGGTGACACCCTCCCCAGCCCTTCGGCGTCCGCTGCCTTTAGCGGTGGCGCAGCGTACTCCCCATTTCTGCTCTGGCTGTCCCCACAATGCATCGACACGCACGTCTGCAGACCAACTCGTTGGCGCGGGCATCGGCTGCCACGCAATGGTGCTGCTCATGGACGAAAAGAGGGTGGGCAACGTTATTGGTACCGCGCAGATGGGTGGCGAAGGTGGCCATTGGATTGGCATGAGTCCTTTTGTGCAGGAGAAACACCTGATTCAAAACCTCGGTGACGGTACATTTTGGCATTCGGGCTCTCTCGCCATTCGCGCACTCGTGGCGTCGAACGTCAACATCACGGTGAAATTGCTGCACAACGGCACGGTCGCCATGACGGGCGGACAGGACGCTATTGGCAGTCGAGGGCTAGGAAGCGCAATTGAGATGCTTCGCGCTGAGGGCGTGAGGAGAATCGTCGTCACGACGGATGATGTGGCCCGAACGAGGAAAATGCTTCCACGGGGCGTCGATATTCGACACCGCAGTGAATTGTCGCAAGTGCAGGAGGAACTGGGTGCCCTTGATGGAGTGACAGTGCTTGTTCATGATCAGCACTGTGCAGCCGAAAAACGCCGATTTCGCAACCGGGGGCAGGCTGTGAAGGCATCTGTTGCGGTGGAGATCAACCCTCGCATATGTGAAGGATGCGGAGATTGCGGCGAAAAGTCAGGATGCCTTTCCGTGAAGCCGATTGATACTGCATTCGGTCGAAAAACAGCTATTGACCAAACTAGTTGCAATGCTGATTACACGTGCCTCAGTGGAGACTGCCCCGCTTTTGTGACAATTACCCAGCAAGAAAAACGCGCGGAGACGGTGGCGGAGAGTAGCGCTGCGGACCAGCGAGATGCACAGGAACCTAACGCGCAGGTTGAGGAGCTAGCAGTGGGAATGGCTCAACCGATCGATGCGGCGGAGTTGCCGGAACCACAGCAACCGAAGATCGGAAACCGCCAAGCCTATAGTGTGCGTGTCGCCGGAGTGGGCGGCACAGGGGTTCTCACCGTTGCTGCGGTTCTCGCCACTGCTGCGCAGCGCGATGGATTATTCGTGCGTGGTCAGGACATGACAGGCTTGGCCCAAAAAGGCGGCGCCGTGATCAGCGACGTTCGCTTCACGACGACATTCATGGATCATCCTGGCCACCTTCCGATTGGTGGAGCCGATGTGCTGCTGGGGCTCGATAGCCTGACGAGCGTCGAGACCAATACACTCGAGGTGCTCGATCCGGGACGGACCACTGCTATCATCTCGACCACGGAGTCGCCCACGGGGCGGATGGTTACTGACGTGCACGCCCCACGAACTTCGGTGGATGCTTTGAGCGATGCCCTCAGTAGTCGTGTGAAGCGTGCGATCTCCATGGATGCCGGTGAGATCTCCTCACGTTTATTCGGTATGTCCACTTATCAGACGATGGTTATGCTTGGGGCTGCAGTTCAAGCTGGTGTGATACCGGTTAGTCCCTGCTCCGTTGAGGCGGCTGTGCGAGCGAACGGCCGCAGCAGCGAATGTAATGTGCAGGCATTCCGCCGCGGGCGCCAACTTATTGCGGATCCGAATTCGCTGGAATCGTTACTGGCAAATAACTTGCACTGCGTGCCCGAACAATCGGCTCCGGAGACCTGGCAAGAGGATATGGAAATGCGCGCCAAAGAACTGGCGGCCTGGGGTAATGAAACTCTCGCGGAACGCTACCGTCAGGACGTGCAGGCAATCGCCGAGGCGGAAAGCCGTGTCGATCCTTCTTCTGAGAGTTTGACGAAGGCGGCGACTTTTGGCTTCCATAAATTGCAAGCTTATAAGGACGAATATGAGGTCGCGCGGCTAGCAACAGATCCGAGCTATCTCGCAGATCTTGAACGTCGATACGGTGCAGGAGCCACAATAAAGATCCAACTGCATCCGCCCATTCTGCGGGCGATGGGAATGCGCAAAAAGATTGGTGTGAGTACGCGGCTCGTTCCGGTTTTCAGGATGTTGGCTGCGGCCAAGCGCGTGCGTGGTACGGCCTTAGATATTTTCGGATACTCCACGCAGCGCAAGGTGGAACGTGAACTCAGCGAGGTCTACCGCACGACCCTGCTTCGGCTGGCACAGCAGATGGTCACCAAGGAGGACCTAGCGCACCTGACGGAGCTCGCTGCAGGAGCTGATTCGGTGCGCGGTTATGAGGAGCTGAAGATCAACTCAGCGCGCACCTTTTTGGCAAGGCTGAAAAGTCATCTGCCAGAAAACCAGGAAAAATCTAGGAAATAG
- a CDS encoding glutamine amidotransferase → MKFILLSPRRGEDVIAAEYDDFLTFTGLRPDQLEARVLDEADSELGDFTGVTGVFIGGSPFTITSPVDDVWQPAVSRRLADFVKDTLEHRRFPIFAACYGTSMLAHYLGGRVGQTHSEEPGPSRVILTEEASRDPLVRDLPSEFLGMSGHKDSVEQLPPEAVLLATGPTCPVQMYRLGSNVWVSQFHPEMDGARILKRLSFYEDDGYYEEGRAEEVHAQLLGHDTRVSNSLLHRFVEHAASLCAAA, encoded by the coding sequence GTGAAATTCATTCTACTCTCCCCGCGCCGCGGTGAGGACGTCATTGCCGCAGAATACGATGACTTCCTCACATTCACCGGCCTGCGCCCAGATCAGCTGGAAGCACGCGTGCTCGACGAAGCAGATAGCGAGCTGGGAGATTTCACTGGAGTCACCGGAGTATTTATCGGCGGCAGCCCCTTTACCATCACCTCACCTGTGGACGATGTGTGGCAGCCAGCGGTCTCGCGGAGGCTGGCCGACTTCGTTAAGGACACCCTCGAGCATCGCCGCTTCCCCATTTTCGCGGCATGCTACGGCACCAGTATGCTGGCGCATTACTTGGGCGGACGGGTTGGCCAAACTCACAGCGAGGAACCGGGGCCGTCCCGCGTCATCCTTACCGAGGAAGCGTCACGGGATCCGCTCGTCCGCGATCTTCCCTCCGAGTTTCTAGGGATGTCGGGTCACAAAGATTCGGTTGAGCAACTCCCTCCAGAGGCCGTTCTTCTTGCCACCGGCCCCACGTGTCCTGTGCAGATGTATCGCTTAGGCAGCAATGTATGGGTGAGCCAATTCCACCCCGAGATGGATGGAGCCCGCATTCTTAAGCGCCTCAGCTTTTACGAGGACGACGGTTACTACGAGGAGGGACGAGCGGAGGAGGTTCATGCCCAGCTCCTCGGACACGATACCCGTGTCTCCAACTCTCTCCTCCACCGCTTCGTGGAGCATGCCGCATCCTTGTGCGCCGCAGCTTAA
- a CDS encoding ABC-F family ATP-binding cassette domain-containing protein produces MIVTEDLEVRVGARTLLDAPGQHLRVQPGDRIGLVGRNGAGKTTTMRILAGEGEPYGGKVIRSGEFGYLPQDSKEGDIEQTARDRVLSARGLDQIRRTMDRQQEIMETTGNDSERDAAILKYSRMEEKYHALGGYEADSEAARICDALGLPERVLDQQLKTLSGGQRRRVELAQILFAATSGSGRSQTTLLLDEPTNHLDADSITWLREFLMKHDGGLIMISHDVELLEAVCNKIWFLDAVRAEADVYNMGWKKYLDARATDEARRRRERANAEKKAGALQQQAAKLGAKATKAKAAKQMAARAERLMNELDEVRVEDRVANISFPEPAKCGKTPLNAKGLTKMYGSLEVFAGVDLAIDKGSRVVVLGFNGAGKTTLLKLLAGVERVDGEGGVVTGYGLKIGYFAQEHDNIDGAKTVWENAISACPDAGEQDLRGLLGAFMFSGEQLNQPAGTLSGGEKTRLSLATLVSSRANVLLLDEPTNNLDPQSREQVLDALRTYTGAVVLVTHDPGAVKALDPERVIVLPDGTEDLWNDEYMEIVELA; encoded by the coding sequence GTGATTGTGACCGAAGACCTCGAAGTACGCGTAGGTGCCCGCACCCTCCTAGACGCACCGGGACAACACCTTCGCGTGCAACCCGGCGACCGTATTGGCCTCGTCGGCCGCAACGGTGCTGGCAAGACCACGACAATGCGTATTCTCGCCGGTGAAGGCGAACCTTACGGTGGCAAGGTGATCCGGAGCGGAGAATTTGGCTACCTCCCTCAGGACTCCAAGGAAGGCGATATTGAGCAGACGGCGCGCGACCGCGTTCTTTCTGCGCGGGGACTCGACCAGATCCGCCGGACAATGGATCGCCAACAGGAAATCATGGAAACCACCGGTAACGACTCGGAACGGGACGCCGCAATCCTCAAATATTCGAGGATGGAGGAGAAGTACCACGCACTCGGAGGTTATGAGGCCGACAGTGAAGCCGCCCGCATTTGCGACGCACTAGGCCTGCCGGAACGAGTCCTAGACCAGCAACTCAAGACTCTCTCCGGTGGTCAGCGTCGCCGCGTGGAATTAGCCCAAATCCTTTTCGCTGCGACCTCAGGTTCAGGGCGTTCCCAGACCACGTTGCTCCTCGATGAGCCAACAAACCACCTGGATGCCGACTCGATCACCTGGCTGCGTGAATTCCTCATGAAGCACGACGGCGGACTTATCATGATCAGCCACGACGTTGAGCTTCTGGAAGCCGTGTGCAACAAAATTTGGTTCCTCGATGCGGTCCGCGCGGAAGCCGATGTCTACAACATGGGTTGGAAGAAATACCTGGACGCCCGCGCAACCGACGAGGCACGCCGGCGTCGCGAGCGCGCGAACGCGGAAAAGAAAGCTGGAGCTCTGCAGCAGCAGGCTGCGAAACTTGGCGCCAAGGCAACCAAGGCGAAGGCCGCCAAGCAAATGGCAGCACGCGCTGAGCGCCTGATGAACGAGCTCGACGAAGTCCGTGTGGAGGATCGTGTAGCCAATATCAGCTTCCCCGAGCCAGCAAAGTGCGGCAAGACGCCTCTCAATGCCAAGGGGCTGACCAAAATGTATGGCTCGCTTGAGGTCTTCGCGGGTGTCGACCTTGCCATCGACAAGGGTAGCCGTGTCGTCGTTCTTGGTTTTAACGGCGCCGGAAAGACGACTTTGCTCAAACTACTCGCCGGTGTCGAGCGCGTCGATGGCGAGGGCGGTGTGGTCACCGGCTACGGCCTGAAGATTGGTTATTTCGCCCAGGAGCACGACAACATCGACGGGGCTAAGACCGTGTGGGAAAACGCGATCTCAGCCTGCCCAGACGCGGGGGAGCAGGATCTCCGCGGGCTGCTGGGCGCATTCATGTTCTCCGGGGAGCAACTGAACCAGCCTGCTGGCACGCTGTCCGGAGGCGAGAAAACTCGACTCTCCTTGGCTACTCTCGTCAGCTCCCGAGCGAACGTCTTGTTGCTGGACGAGCCGACGAATAACCTCGACCCGCAATCACGCGAGCAGGTACTGGATGCCCTTCGGACCTACACCGGGGCTGTAGTGTTGGTCACGCACGACCCAGGTGCGGTGAAGGCCCTGGATCCCGAGCGCGTTATCGTGTTGCCAGACGGCACGGAGGATCTATGGAACGACGAGTACATGGAGATCGTGGAACTCGCGTAG
- a CDS encoding lycopene cyclase family protein has product MPELLIRGAGPAGAVLALRARAKGWSVTLADPRVEESGHLPVWPATYGALEPELPEWALEFFDDPVAMKVRTCVENDAAFAYRMLNTGTLRSAVETSGARIIPATEHNPEDAHFRCVADCTGAPVHDSVVWQVAVGYVIPFSFFDATRGAPEPVFMDWSDSTGSQPSFLYIQHVSDGVLFEETILATHSEPKEVLPVLEQRLWRRLNAKYPDLQLPQLGQEWPRSQTFSRRELVAIPMGTRRSAFTRVTAEHPRRVCFGAAGGLIHPATGYSIGGSFANADRVLEGLAASDGHVASSAWGWADRLNAELARALRRLGAELITLADGETLRSFFDAFFRLPRERQLAYLTGHDGREVARTMWALRAYTGFRHPFLLPLWKTPRRVLRAVKNK; this is encoded by the coding sequence ATGCCTGAGTTGTTGATTCGCGGAGCCGGCCCCGCGGGGGCTGTCCTCGCCCTGCGCGCCCGTGCCAAAGGATGGAGTGTCACCCTCGCTGATCCCCGTGTGGAGGAATCTGGCCATCTTCCTGTATGGCCGGCCACTTACGGAGCCTTAGAGCCTGAACTGCCGGAATGGGCTCTGGAGTTTTTCGACGATCCGGTGGCGATGAAGGTCCGCACTTGCGTCGAAAATGACGCTGCCTTCGCCTACCGCATGCTCAACACTGGAACTCTACGCTCGGCGGTGGAGACTTCCGGCGCGCGAATCATTCCAGCAACAGAACACAACCCAGAGGATGCGCACTTTCGGTGCGTGGCTGATTGCACGGGTGCTCCCGTTCACGACTCAGTGGTGTGGCAGGTCGCTGTGGGGTATGTCATCCCGTTTTCTTTTTTCGACGCCACGCGTGGCGCGCCAGAACCGGTGTTCATGGATTGGTCTGACTCGACCGGGTCGCAGCCGAGTTTCCTCTATATCCAGCACGTCAGTGATGGGGTGCTCTTCGAGGAAACAATCCTCGCTACCCACTCCGAGCCGAAGGAAGTCTTGCCCGTTCTCGAGCAGCGACTTTGGCGGCGCCTCAATGCGAAATACCCAGACCTACAATTGCCACAGCTAGGTCAGGAATGGCCGCGATCCCAGACCTTCAGTCGCCGCGAACTTGTGGCCATTCCCATGGGGACGCGAAGGTCGGCCTTTACACGGGTGACTGCAGAGCATCCACGACGAGTATGTTTCGGTGCAGCGGGCGGGCTCATTCATCCGGCCACCGGCTATTCGATTGGCGGTTCCTTCGCCAACGCCGACCGTGTGCTTGAGGGGCTTGCTGCCAGTGATGGACACGTGGCGTCGTCGGCTTGGGGATGGGCGGATCGCCTGAACGCTGAATTGGCGCGTGCCCTCCGTCGTCTCGGAGCGGAGTTAATCACACTCGCCGATGGCGAAACTTTGCGGAGTTTCTTCGATGCCTTTTTCCGTCTCCCCCGCGAGCGCCAACTCGCATACCTTACTGGACACGATGGCCGCGAAGTCGCGCGTACCATGTGGGCACTGCGCGCGTACACGGGCTTTCGCCACCCATTTCTCTTGCCCTTATGGAAAACACCGCGGCGCGTACTGCGCGCGGTGAAGAATAAATAG
- a CDS encoding metal-sulfur cluster assembly factor, whose amino-acid sequence MTDNTANNTPEAPAAENPNPSAPEMDPNPINEVPQPPAEQTPEQVELAGKIEDCLMDVIDPELGINVVDLGLVYDTWVEGTTAVVNMTLTSPACPLTDMIEDQAQSAVVGTLQEISELRINWVWTPAWGPQMINEEGREQLRYLGFSV is encoded by the coding sequence ATGACTGATAACACCGCGAACAACACCCCCGAGGCCCCAGCCGCGGAGAACCCCAATCCCTCCGCACCGGAGATGGACCCTAACCCAATCAACGAGGTCCCTCAGCCCCCAGCCGAGCAGACACCCGAGCAGGTGGAGTTGGCGGGCAAGATCGAAGACTGCCTCATGGATGTCATTGACCCCGAGCTCGGCATTAACGTGGTTGACCTCGGCCTCGTTTACGATACCTGGGTTGAAGGAACGACGGCGGTCGTCAATATGACGCTGACCTCCCCGGCATGTCCTTTGACCGACATGATCGAGGATCAGGCTCAATCGGCCGTGGTGGGTACTCTCCAGGAGATTTCAGAGCTGCGCATCAACTGGGTGTGGACCCCTGCGTGGGGCCCGCAGATGATTAACGAAGAGGGCCGCGAGCAGCTGCGCTACCTGGGCTTCTCCGTGTAG
- the sufU gene encoding Fe-S cluster assembly sulfur transfer protein SufU — translation MKLEQMYQEVILDHYKHPQHSGLREPFNAEVHHVNTSCGDELTLRVTLSEDKKTVADVSYEAVGCSISQASTSVMAEEIVGQPVDEAFAKLAEFERMITSRGKVEGDDEIIGDGVAFSGVSKYPARVKCALLGWKAFEAAAYDAGAKPTETE, via the coding sequence ATGAAACTTGAGCAGATGTACCAGGAAGTGATCCTGGACCACTACAAGCACCCGCAGCATTCCGGACTTCGCGAGCCCTTCAACGCCGAGGTTCACCATGTGAACACTTCCTGCGGTGACGAACTGACTTTGCGTGTCACACTCAGCGAGGACAAGAAGACCGTCGCCGATGTGTCCTATGAAGCTGTTGGCTGCTCTATCAGTCAAGCCTCCACTTCCGTCATGGCGGAGGAGATCGTGGGGCAGCCCGTCGACGAGGCATTCGCGAAGCTCGCTGAATTCGAGCGCATGATCACCTCCAGGGGCAAGGTTGAGGGCGATGACGAGATCATCGGCGACGGGGTAGCGTTCTCCGGTGTTTCCAAATACCCAGCCCGTGTGAAGTGTGCCCTGCTGGGGTGGAAGGCCTTCGAAGCCGCAGCGTACGATGCGGGGGCTAAGCCTACTGAGACTGAATAG
- a CDS encoding cysteine desulfurase → MSTSLDTIAIRKDFPILARTVRDGRPLVYLDSGATSQRPVQVLDAERDFLTRHNAPVHRGAYEIAEEATDAYEEARESIANFVGADFHELAFTKNATEALNEVAYILGDERSGEWTVGQGDEIVVSELEHHANLVPWQELASRTGATLRWYSLTDDGRIDLNSLELSEKTKIVALTHQSNVTGAVLDVEEAVRRAHAVGALFVLDACQSVPHMAVDFHALDVDFAAFSGHKMLGPNGVGVLYGKSEILDALPPFLTGGSMVEKVTMEGTTFTVAPQRFEAGTQMTSQVVGLGAAVRYLDALGMDKVAAHEHDLTVYALEQLQQIPDLRLVGPATADNRGSAVSFVVEGIHPHDLGQVLDDRGVCIRVGHHCAWPVHTCMKVQATARASFYVYNTRDEVDQLVAAIRHAQKFFGTAED, encoded by the coding sequence ATGAGCACATCATTGGACACCATCGCGATCAGGAAGGATTTCCCAATCCTGGCCCGCACAGTCCGTGATGGCCGCCCCCTCGTCTACTTAGACTCCGGAGCGACCTCACAGCGCCCGGTTCAGGTTTTGGATGCCGAACGCGACTTCCTCACGCGGCACAATGCACCAGTTCACCGTGGCGCCTACGAAATCGCTGAAGAGGCCACTGATGCCTACGAAGAAGCACGCGAATCCATCGCTAACTTCGTTGGGGCAGATTTCCACGAACTGGCGTTTACGAAGAACGCCACCGAAGCGCTCAACGAGGTCGCCTACATCCTCGGCGATGAGCGTTCAGGGGAGTGGACGGTGGGGCAGGGCGATGAGATCGTTGTCTCGGAACTCGAGCACCATGCCAATCTGGTTCCTTGGCAGGAATTAGCTTCACGCACGGGTGCCACTCTGCGCTGGTACTCTCTCACGGACGATGGGCGTATTGACCTGAACAGCCTAGAGCTCAGCGAAAAGACCAAGATTGTTGCCCTCACGCACCAGTCGAATGTCACCGGCGCAGTCTTGGATGTTGAAGAGGCAGTGCGTCGCGCTCACGCCGTCGGGGCGCTATTCGTCCTCGATGCGTGCCAGTCGGTACCTCACATGGCGGTGGATTTCCACGCCCTCGACGTGGACTTCGCCGCCTTTTCAGGCCACAAAATGCTTGGCCCGAACGGGGTCGGCGTGCTCTACGGTAAGTCGGAGATCTTGGACGCACTGCCTCCTTTTCTCACCGGCGGTTCAATGGTGGAGAAGGTCACCATGGAGGGCACCACGTTCACTGTCGCCCCACAGCGCTTCGAAGCCGGTACACAGATGACTAGCCAGGTCGTTGGCTTAGGCGCCGCGGTGCGTTACCTCGATGCTCTCGGCATGGACAAGGTCGCGGCTCACGAGCATGATCTCACTGTCTACGCCTTGGAGCAGCTACAGCAGATCCCCGATCTGCGCTTGGTTGGTCCGGCCACCGCGGATAACCGAGGCTCGGCGGTGAGCTTTGTTGTCGAAGGCATTCATCCCCACGATCTAGGCCAGGTGCTGGACGATCGTGGCGTGTGCATTCGTGTGGGCCACCATTGCGCGTGGCCCGTGCACACATGTATGAAGGTCCAAGCCACCGCGCGCGCTAGCTTTTACGTTTACAACACCCGTGACGAAGTGGATCAGCTGGTGGCGGCCATTCGACACGCGCAGAAATTCTTCGGTACGGCCGAAGATTAG
- the sufC gene encoding Fe-S cluster assembly ATPase SufC — protein MSTLEIKNLHAQVVPADENEAPKPILHGVNLTVNSGETHAIMGPNGSGKSTLSYAIAGHPRYEITEGEVLLDGENILEMEVDERARAGLFLAMQYPTEVPGVSMANFLRSAATAVRGEAPKIRDWVKEARGAMEELSIDPSFSERSVNEGFSGGEKKRHEVLQLGLLKPRFAVLDETDSGLDVDALRVVSEGINRYKERENGGVVMITHYQRILNYVKPDFVHVFSKGKIVKSGGPELALQLEEEGYEQFV, from the coding sequence ATGAGCACTCTTGAGATCAAGAACCTGCACGCACAGGTTGTTCCGGCGGACGAGAACGAAGCTCCGAAGCCAATTCTTCACGGCGTTAACCTCACCGTGAACTCCGGCGAGACTCACGCCATCATGGGACCGAATGGCTCCGGTAAGTCCACTCTGTCTTACGCCATCGCTGGCCACCCTCGCTACGAGATCACCGAAGGTGAGGTTCTGCTGGATGGCGAGAACATTCTGGAGATGGAGGTGGATGAGCGCGCTCGAGCTGGCCTCTTCCTAGCAATGCAGTACCCAACTGAGGTTCCTGGCGTGTCCATGGCAAACTTCCTGCGTTCCGCTGCTACCGCCGTACGCGGTGAAGCTCCGAAGATCCGCGACTGGGTCAAGGAAGCACGAGGCGCCATGGAGGAGCTGTCCATCGACCCATCCTTCTCCGAGCGATCCGTCAACGAAGGCTTCTCCGGTGGCGAGAAGAAGCGCCACGAGGTCCTGCAGCTCGGCCTGCTCAAGCCACGTTTCGCCGTCCTCGACGAGACCGACTCCGGCCTCGACGTCGATGCGCTGCGCGTCGTCTCCGAAGGCATTAATCGCTACAAGGAGCGCGAGAATGGTGGCGTAGTCATGATTACCCACTACCAGCGCATCCTGAACTACGTGAAGCCAGACTTCGTTCACGTGTTCTCCAAGGGCAAGATCGTCAAGTCCGGTGGACCTGAGCTGGCCCTGCAGCTTGAGGAAGAGGGCTACGAGCAGTTCGTTTAG